The window CCACAACGCCGTGGACCGGCACGTGCCCAAGCGGGGCGAGTCGGCGGCGCTGATCCACGTCTCCAGCGAAACCGGCAGCGAACGTATCTACAGCTTCAACGAACTGCATCGCGAGGTGCAGCGCATGGCGGCGATCCTGCTCTCGCTGGGTGTGCGCAAGGGCGACCGCGTGCTGATCTACATGCCGATGCTGGCCGAGGCCGCGTTCGCCATGCTGGCCTGCACCCGCATCGGCGCGATCCATTCGGTGGTCTTCGGCGGCTTCGCGGCTGTTTCGCTGGCCTCGCGCATCGAGGATGCGGAGCCGCGCGTCGTGGTCAGCGCCGATGCCGGCATGCGTGGCGGCAAGGTCGTGGCGTACAAGCCGCTGCTCGACGAGGCCATCCGGCACAGCCGGCACCAGCCAGAAAGCGTGCTGCTGGTCGATCGGCAGCTTGCGCCGCTGGCGCTGGTCGAGGGACGGGACCACCTGTACGCGCCGCTGCGCATGCAATACCTCGATGCCGAGGTCGCTTGCGAATGGGTGGATGCCACCCACACCAGCTACACGCTCTACACCAGTGGCACCACCGGCAAACCGAAGGGTGTGCAGCGCGATACCGGTGGTTATGCCGTGGCCCTGGCGGCCAGCATGCGCCACATCTTCGAGGGACAGCCCGGCGAAACCTATTTCTCGACCAGCGATATCGGCTGGGTCGTCGGCCACAGCTACATCGTCTACGGCCCGCTGATCGCCGGCATGGCGACGCTGATGTACGAGGGACTGCCGGTGCGGGGCATGGACGGCGAGCCCGATCCTTCGATCTGGTGGAAGCTCGTCGAAAAGTACAAGGTCACCCGCATGTTCTCGGCACCGACGGCGGTGCGGGTGCTGAAGAAGTACGACGCGGCCCATCTGCGGCAACACGACATCTCCAGCCTGAAAGCGCTGTACCTCGCCGGCGAGCCGCTGGACGAGCCGACCGCGCGCTGGATCAGCGAAGGCCTGGGCGTGCCCATCATCGACAACTACTGGCAGACCGAAAGCGGCTGGCCGATCCTCACGATCGCCAATGGCGTGGAGCGCAAGCCCAGCCGGTTCGGCAGTCCGGGCGTGCCGATGTACGGCTACAACGTCAAGCTGCTCGATGAGAACACCGGCGCCGAATTGACCGGGCCGAACCAGAAGGGCGTGCTCGTGATCGAAGGGCCGCTGCCGCCGGGTTGCCTGCAGACCGTGTGGCGCGACGACGCGCGTTTCGTGCAGACCTACTGGTCGTCGGTGCCGGGCCGGCAGGTCTACAGCACCTTCGACTGGGGCATCCGGGACGCCGACGGCTATTTCTTCATCCTCGGTCGCTCCGACGACGTGATCAACGTCGCCGGCCACCGGCTGGGCACGCGCGAGATCGAGGAATGCATCTCCGGCCATGCCCAGGTCGCCGAAGTCGCCGTGCTCGGCGTGGCCGACGCGCTCAAGGGCCAGGTGGCGGTGGCCTTCGCCGTACCCAGGGATGCCGCCACGGTGGCCGACGAGGCATTGCGCCTGCGGCTCGAGGGCGAGATCATGAAGCGGGTCGACGCGGAGCTGGGCGCCGTGGCCCGGCCCGCGCGGGTGTTTTTCGTCGGTCTGCTGCCCAAGACACGCAGCGGCAAATTGCTGCGCCGCGCCATGCAGGCCGTCTGCGAGGGGCGGGATGCCGGCGACCTTTCCACGCTCGACGACCCGACGGCGCTCGTGCAGATCCGCCAGGCCATGCAGGCGGGCAAACCCATTTCGGCTGCGGGGTAACCCTAGGCCGGCGGCTCCCGCCACGCCCGGGTTTGGGCGTACAGTCAACTCCCCGTCACATAGCCGCCGGATAGTGACGCTGCATTCGGTGCGATAATGCCGGGTGTACTCGGCCCTTCCTGCCACAGTCGCATCCGCCAATCGGTCCAGCCGTGTCGCGGAAGGTTAATTAACAAGCTTTAACCAGCTAATGTTTCCCCAAGGGAAACGGAGGTCAGCGGAATATGAGTGAGACTTCTTCGGTCTACAGCGCCTATCAGGGCAATACCTATCTCTTCGGCGGCAATGCGCCCTATGTCGAAGAGCTCTACGAAAACTACCTGAGCAATCCCGGTAGCGTGCCCGACAACTGGCGCGACTATTTCGACGCGCTGCAAAACGTGCCCGCCGTCGACGGCAGCAATGCCAAGGACGTGCCGCACCTGCCCGTCGTCAACGCCTTCGCCGAGCGCGCCAAGCAGGGCCAGACCAAGGTCATCGTCGCCAGCGCCGACTCCGAGATGGGCCGCAAGCGCACCGCCGTGCAGCAGCTGATCGCGGCCTACCGCAATGTCGGCGTTCGCTGGGCCGACCTCGATCCGCTCAAGCGCACCGAGCGCGAACAGATTCCCGAGCTCGAAGCTTCGTTCTACGGCTTCACCGACGCCGACCAGGAAACCGTGTTCAACACCAGCAACACGTTCTTCGGCAAGGAAACCATGTCGCTGCGCGACCTGATGAACGCGCTGCGCGAGACTTACTGCGGCACCATCGGCGCCGAATACATGTACATCAGCGACCAGAACAAGAAGCGCTGGTGGCAGCAAAAGCTCGAAGGCATTCGCAGCAAGCCCAATTTCTCCAAGGAAAAGAAGCTCCACATCCTCGACCGCCTGACCGCGGCCGAAGGTCTGGAGCGTTTCCTGCACACCAAGTATGTCGGCCAGAAGCGTTTCTCGCTCGAAGGCGGCGAAAGCTTCATCGCCTCGATGGACGAACTGATCCAGATGGGCGGCGAGAAGGGCGTGCAGGAAATCGTCATCGGCATGGCCCACCGCGGCCGCCTGAACGTGCTGGTCAACTCGCTGGGCAAGGTGCCGGCCGACCTGTTCGCCGAGTTCGACCATACGGCGCCGGAAGACCTGCCTTCGGGCGACGTGAAGTACCACCAGGGCTTCAGTTCCGATGTGTCCACCCCCGGCGGCCCGGTGCATCTGTCGCTGGCCTTCAACCCGTCCCACCTGGAAATCGTGAACCCGGTCGTCGAAGGTTCGGTGCGCGCCCGCATGGACCGCCGCGGCGATCCGCTGGGCAAGCAGGTGCTGCCGGTGCTGGTGCACGGCGACGCCGCCTTCGCCGGCCAGGGCGTCGTGATGGAAACCCTGGCGCTGGCCGAGACCCGTGGCTACTACACGGGCGGCACGGTGCACATCGTGATCAACAACCAGATCGGCTTCACCACCAGCGATCCGCGCGACAGCCGCTCCACGCTGTACTGTTCCGACGTCGTGAAGATGATCGAAGCCCCGGTGCTGCACGTCAACGGCGACGACCCGGAAGCCGTCGTGCTGGCCACGCAGATCGCGCTCGACTACCGCATGGAATTCCACAAGGACGTGGTCGTCGACATCATCTGCTTCCGCAAGCTCGGCCACAACGAGCAGGACACGCCTGCGCTGACCCAGCCGCTGATGTACAAGAAGATCGCCAAGCACCCCGGCACGCGCAAGCTGTACGCCGACAAGCTGGCGGCGCAGGGTTATGGCGAGACGCTGGGCGACGACATGGTCAAGTCGCTGCGCGCCGCGCTCGACGCCGGCAAGAACACCTTCGACCCGGTGTTGACCAATTTCAAGAGCAAGTTCGCGGTCGACTGGTCGCCCTACCTCGGCAAGAAGTGGACCGATGCCGGCGACACGGCGATCCCGATGGCCGAGTGGAAGCGCCTGGCCGAAAAAATCACCACCATCCCGGCCAGCGTCACCCCGCACCAGTTGGTCAAGAAGGTGTACGACGACCGCGCCGCCATGGGCCGCGGCGACATTCCGGTCGATTGGGGCATGGGTGAGCACATGGCCTTCGCCTCGCTGGTGGCCAGCGGCTACCCGGTGCGCCTGTCGGGCGAAGACTGCGGCCGCGGCACCTTCACGCACCGCCACGCCGTCATCCACGACCAGAACCGCGAGAAGTTCGACGAAGGCACCTACACGCCGCTGCAGAACGTGGCCGAGAACCAGGCACCGTTCACCGTCATCGACTCGATCCTGTCCGAAGAAGCCGTGCTCGCCTACGAATACGGCTACGCGTCGAACGACCCCAACACCTTCGTGATCTGGGAAGCGCAGTTCGGCGACTTCGCCAACGGCGCCCAGGTCGTGATCGACCAGTTCATCGCCTCGGGCGAAGTGAAGTGGGGTCGCGTCAACGGCATCACGCTGATGCTGCCGCACGGCTACGAAGGCCAGGGCCCGGAACACTCTTCGGCCCGCCTGGAGCGCTTCATGCAGCTCAGCGCCGACACCAACATGCAGGTGGTGCAGCCCACCACGGCCAGCCAGATCTTCCACCTGCTGCGCCGGCAGATGGTGCGCAACCTGCGCAAGCCGCTGATCATCATGACGCCGAAGTCGCTGCTGCGCGCCAAGGATGCCGCGTCGCCGCTGTCCGAGTTCACCAAGGGTGGCTTCCAGACCGTCATCCCCGAGAGCAAGGACCTCAAGGCCGACAAGGTCAAGCGCATCGTCGCCTGCTCGGGCAAGGTGTATTACGACCTGGCCCGCAAGCGCGAGGAAAAGGGCATCGACGACGTGGTGCTGCTGCGCGTGGAACAGCTCTATCCGTTCCCGCACAAGGCTTTTGCGGCCGAGCTCAAGAAGTATCCGAACGCCACCGAAGTCGTGTGGTGCCAGGACGAGCCGCAGAACCAGGGCGCATGGTTCTTCGTGCAGCACTACCTGCACGAGAACATGAGCGAAGGACAACGGTTGGGTTATTCCGGCCGTGCCGCCTCCGCTTCCCCGGCAGCCGGTTATTCGCACCTGCACCAGGAGCAGCAGAAGGCGCTGGTGGATGGCGCGTTCGGCAAACTCAAGGGTTTCGTCCTCACCAAATAAGCAGCTTGGCCGCGGCGCCGCAAGCCGTGGCTCTTGAACGCCGGGGCCGTGCTGGCCCCGCGCGCGCATCCCCCGCAAAAGAAAAATTGGAGTATTGAAATGGCCATCGTAGAAGTCAAAGTCCCACAGCTGTCCGAGTCCGTCGAAGAAGCGACGATGCTGCAGTGGAAAAAGAAAGTCGGAGACGCCGTCGCCGTCGATGAAATCCTGATCGAAATCGAAACCGACAAGGTGGTGCTGGAAGTGCCGGCACCGTCGGCCGGCGTGATCACCGAGCTCACCGTGGGCGATGGCGCCACCGTCAAGGCCGATCAGCTGATCGCCAAGATCGACACCGAAGCCAAGGCCGGCGCCGCCGCACCGGCACCTTCCGCCGCACCGGCCGCAGCCCCCGCCGTGGCCGCAGCACCTGCGCCCGCACCGGCCGCCACCGGCGGTTCGATGGCCGGCGTCGCCATGCCGGCCGCCGCCAAGCTGATGGCCGACAACAACCTCGCCAGCGGCTCCGTGGCCGGCTCGGGCAAGGACGGCCGCGTGACCAAGGGTGACGTGCTCGGCGCCGTGGCCTCCGGCGCTGCCGCGCCCGCACCGGCCGCCAAGGCCGCTGCGGCCATTCCCACCGGCGTGCCGACCAAGTCGCTGCCGCAGGTGGCGACCCTGGCCCCTGACCTGGGCGACCGCCCCGAACAACGCGTGCCGATGAGCCGCCTGCGCGCGCGCGTGGCCGAACGCCTGCTGCAATCGCAGTCCACCAACGCCATCCTCACCACGTTCAACGAAATCAACATGGCCCCGGTCATGGAAATGCGCAAGCGCATGCAGGAGCGTTTCGAGAAGGAACACGGCACCAAGCTGGGCTTCATGAGCTTCTTCGTCAAGGCTGCCGTGCATGCGCTGAAGAAGTTCCCGGTGCTCAATGCCAGCGTGGACGGCAACGACATCGTCTACCACGGCTACTTCGACATCGGTATCGCCGTCGGCTCGCCACGCGGCCTGGTGGTGCCGATCCTGCGCAATGCCGACCAGATGAGTTTTGCCGACATCGAGAAGAAGATCGCCGAATACGGCCAGAAGGCCAAGGACGGCAAGCTGGGCATCGAAGAGATGACCGGCGGTACCTTCTCCATCTCCAACGGCGGCACCTTCGGCTCGATGCTGTCCACGCCGATCATCAACCCGCCGCAGTCCGCGATCCTGGGCATCCACGCCACCAAGGACCGCGCCGTCGTCGAGAACGGCCAAGTCGTGGTGCGCCCGATGAACTACTTCGCCATGAGCTACGACCACCGCATCATCGACGGCCGCGAAGCTGTCCTGGGCCTCGTCGCCATGAAGGAAGCGCTCGAAGATCCAGCACGTCTGCTGTTTGACATCTAAAAGGAATCCGAAGAATGTCCAAGCAATTCGACGTCATCGTCATCGGCGGCGGCCCTGGCGGCTACATCGCGGCCATCCGCGCGGCCCAGCTGGGCTTCAACGTGGCCTGCATCGACGAGTGGAAGAACGGCAAGGGCGGCCCGGCTCCGGGCGGCACCTGCACCAACGTGGGCTGCATTCCTTCGAAGGCGCTGCTGCAGTCGTCCGAGCACTACGACCAGGCCAACCACCACTTCGCCGACCACGGCATCGAGGTCAAGGGCCTGGGCCTGGACGTCGGCAAGATGCTGGCGCGCAAGGACCAGGTGGTCAAGCAGAACAACGACGGCATCCTGTACCTGTTCAAGAAGAACAAGGTCACCTTCTTCCACGGTCGCGGCACCTTCGCGGCGGCCAAGGACGGCGTGTACGACATCACCGTCGGCGAGGAAACGCTGACGGCCAAGAACGTGATCGTGGCCACCGGCTCCAATGCACGCGCCTTGCCCGGCACGCCGTTCGACGAGGAACTGGTGCTGTCCAACGACGGCGCGCTGCGTGTCGGCGCGGTGCCGAAGAAGCTGGGCCTGATCGGCTCCGGCGTCATCGGCTTGGAAATGGGCTCGGTGTGGCGCCGCCTCGGTGCCGAAGTCACGATCCTTGAAGGCCTGCCGACCTTCCTGGGCGCGGTGGACGAGCAGATCGCCAAGGAAGCCAAGAAGGCGTTCGACA of the Rhodoferax koreense genome contains:
- a CDS encoding 2-oxoglutarate dehydrogenase E1 component, translating into MSETSSVYSAYQGNTYLFGGNAPYVEELYENYLSNPGSVPDNWRDYFDALQNVPAVDGSNAKDVPHLPVVNAFAERAKQGQTKVIVASADSEMGRKRTAVQQLIAAYRNVGVRWADLDPLKRTEREQIPELEASFYGFTDADQETVFNTSNTFFGKETMSLRDLMNALRETYCGTIGAEYMYISDQNKKRWWQQKLEGIRSKPNFSKEKKLHILDRLTAAEGLERFLHTKYVGQKRFSLEGGESFIASMDELIQMGGEKGVQEIVIGMAHRGRLNVLVNSLGKVPADLFAEFDHTAPEDLPSGDVKYHQGFSSDVSTPGGPVHLSLAFNPSHLEIVNPVVEGSVRARMDRRGDPLGKQVLPVLVHGDAAFAGQGVVMETLALAETRGYYTGGTVHIVINNQIGFTTSDPRDSRSTLYCSDVVKMIEAPVLHVNGDDPEAVVLATQIALDYRMEFHKDVVVDIICFRKLGHNEQDTPALTQPLMYKKIAKHPGTRKLYADKLAAQGYGETLGDDMVKSLRAALDAGKNTFDPVLTNFKSKFAVDWSPYLGKKWTDAGDTAIPMAEWKRLAEKITTIPASVTPHQLVKKVYDDRAAMGRGDIPVDWGMGEHMAFASLVASGYPVRLSGEDCGRGTFTHRHAVIHDQNREKFDEGTYTPLQNVAENQAPFTVIDSILSEEAVLAYEYGYASNDPNTFVIWEAQFGDFANGAQVVIDQFIASGEVKWGRVNGITLMLPHGYEGQGPEHSSARLERFMQLSADTNMQVVQPTTASQIFHLLRRQMVRNLRKPLIIMTPKSLLRAKDAASPLSEFTKGGFQTVIPESKDLKADKVKRIVACSGKVYYDLARKREEKGIDDVVLLRVEQLYPFPHKAFAAELKKYPNATEVVWCQDEPQNQGAWFFVQHYLHENMSEGQRLGYSGRAASASPAAGYSHLHQEQQKALVDGAFGKLKGFVLTK
- the odhB gene encoding 2-oxoglutarate dehydrogenase complex dihydrolipoyllysine-residue succinyltransferase, yielding MAIVEVKVPQLSESVEEATMLQWKKKVGDAVAVDEILIEIETDKVVLEVPAPSAGVITELTVGDGATVKADQLIAKIDTEAKAGAAAPAPSAAPAAAPAVAAAPAPAPAATGGSMAGVAMPAAAKLMADNNLASGSVAGSGKDGRVTKGDVLGAVASGAAAPAPAAKAAAAIPTGVPTKSLPQVATLAPDLGDRPEQRVPMSRLRARVAERLLQSQSTNAILTTFNEINMAPVMEMRKRMQERFEKEHGTKLGFMSFFVKAAVHALKKFPVLNASVDGNDIVYHGYFDIGIAVGSPRGLVVPILRNADQMSFADIEKKIAEYGQKAKDGKLGIEEMTGGTFSISNGGTFGSMLSTPIINPPQSAILGIHATKDRAVVENGQVVVRPMNYFAMSYDHRIIDGREAVLGLVAMKEALEDPARLLFDI
- a CDS encoding propionate--CoA ligase; the encoded protein is MPSSTYADFYRRSIDDRDAFWAEQAALIDWQTPPQQICDNSRPPFVRWFPGATTNLCHNAVDRHVPKRGESAALIHVSSETGSERIYSFNELHREVQRMAAILLSLGVRKGDRVLIYMPMLAEAAFAMLACTRIGAIHSVVFGGFAAVSLASRIEDAEPRVVVSADAGMRGGKVVAYKPLLDEAIRHSRHQPESVLLVDRQLAPLALVEGRDHLYAPLRMQYLDAEVACEWVDATHTSYTLYTSGTTGKPKGVQRDTGGYAVALAASMRHIFEGQPGETYFSTSDIGWVVGHSYIVYGPLIAGMATLMYEGLPVRGMDGEPDPSIWWKLVEKYKVTRMFSAPTAVRVLKKYDAAHLRQHDISSLKALYLAGEPLDEPTARWISEGLGVPIIDNYWQTESGWPILTIANGVERKPSRFGSPGVPMYGYNVKLLDENTGAELTGPNQKGVLVIEGPLPPGCLQTVWRDDARFVQTYWSSVPGRQVYSTFDWGIRDADGYFFILGRSDDVINVAGHRLGTREIEECISGHAQVAEVAVLGVADALKGQVAVAFAVPRDAATVADEALRLRLEGEIMKRVDAELGAVARPARVFFVGLLPKTRSGKLLRRAMQAVCEGRDAGDLSTLDDPTALVQIRQAMQAGKPISAAG